From the genome of Acidobacteriota bacterium, one region includes:
- a CDS encoding VOC family protein, translated as MLDHIILTVSDVERSLKFYRAALKPLKVKMFVPYKGAVGHPDLWGFGDGQKAFFWLKQGKPDPDSIHWGFIAENNKTVDAFYKAAIAAGAKDNISPRARLEYYPGYYAVDVFDPDGYTFEVVHKS; from the coding sequence ATGCTTGATCACATTATTCTGACCGTGAGCGACGTGGAGCGCTCGCTTAAGTTCTATAGGGCAGCACTTAAGCCTTTGAAGGTAAAAATGTTCGTGCCCTACAAAGGCGCGGTCGGACATCCAGATCTCTGGGGCTTTGGTGATGGCCAAAAGGCATTTTTCTGGCTGAAACAGGGTAAGCCTGATCCAGACTCGATCCACTGGGGCTTCATCGCAGAAAACAATAAAACGGTAGACGCCTTCTACAAGGCTGCGATTGCTGCGGGCGCAAAGGACAATATCTCGCCTCGTGCCCGTCTGGAATATTATCCCGGCTATTACGCCGTGGACGTGTTTGATCCAGATGGCTACACGTTTGAAGTGGTTCACAAGAGCTAG
- a CDS encoding DUF4190 domain-containing protein produces the protein MYCNTCGAANEDKANFCVNCGSRLLAQTVVVNPAQVMAGAATPPPSPQIPPAQMPPAVLTPSQPAAAAWQPGAPQAPQTSGKAVASLILGIANGLFLFFFFPLAILAIVFGHISRSEIAKSAGRLKGAGMALAGLILGYASLTIFPLLIIAAIAIPNLLSARQSANESSAVSSMRTINTAAVTYMASYPDKGYPPSLETLGTAQFIDSELATGEKRGYRFTYTPIDANGDGVNESYVLNADPVTPGTTGRRHFFSDDTGIIRYDTAQMATKESQPLQ, from the coding sequence GTGTATTGCAATACCTGCGGAGCCGCCAACGAAGACAAAGCCAACTTCTGCGTGAACTGCGGTTCGCGCCTGCTCGCGCAAACCGTGGTCGTGAATCCGGCGCAGGTGATGGCCGGTGCCGCAACGCCGCCCCCGTCGCCACAGATCCCGCCGGCGCAGATGCCGCCCGCGGTCCTAACACCCTCGCAGCCCGCGGCTGCGGCGTGGCAGCCGGGCGCTCCGCAAGCGCCGCAGACCAGCGGCAAGGCCGTGGCCAGCCTGATCCTCGGCATCGCCAACGGGCTCTTCTTGTTTTTCTTCTTCCCGCTCGCCATCCTGGCCATCGTCTTCGGGCACATCTCGCGCTCCGAGATCGCGAAGAGCGCAGGACGCCTCAAGGGCGCTGGCATGGCGCTCGCTGGACTCATCCTCGGCTACGCCAGCCTGACCATCTTCCCCCTGCTGATCATCGCCGCCATTGCTATTCCCAACCTGCTCAGCGCACGGCAATCGGCGAACGAGTCCTCGGCCGTGAGTTCGATGCGCACCATCAATACCGCCGCCGTCACCTATATGGCCAGCTACCCGGACAAGGGATATCCGCCATCCCTCGAAACCCTGGGGACCGCTCAGTTCATCGACTCTGAGCTCGCGACCGGCGAGAAGCGTGGCTACCGCTTCACCTACACCCCCATCGACGCCAATGGTGACGGAGTCAACGAAAGCTATGTCCTGAATGCCGACCCCGTCACCCCCGGAACCACCGGCCGCCGCCACTTCTTCAGCGACGACACGGGGATTATTCGGTACGACACCGCACAGATGGCCACCAAGGAAAGCCAGCCGCTTCAATGA